The nucleotide window CTATGATTACTGACAGCTACTCTTACATCGCCAACCTTCGATCATTACCGATGCTAAATGAGACCACAGATTCGCTATCTCGTACCGAAATATTGGCTAAACTTGAAACATGTCTTTAAAAGGAGGGAGCACAACTTACCAGGCGTCCAGAAACCAGGCATCCAAACATCTTGAATTTAGCACGACCAAACACAAAGAAAGGAATGTTGCCACTCCGGTATGTCGTTCCGTCCTAGATTATCAGCGGctgtctaaaagataagagtagcGGCGGTCACGTGTAAAAACATCATCCCCAGTCtcttcaattattatttcacaAAATGCAGGGCCGCCATTTTCATgcgtttttctttattatttaaattagcCCCTTGTAAACCTCTTGATTCAATTTAGAGCAAGATGGAAGGGCGCATTTTCGAGGACTGCTCGTCTGGCGAGCAGGTAAATGGCGTTCGCTGGTTTTGGCACGGTGGAATTGTCTGCCAGGTAGGCATTATTACAAAGGTCCATAGTGTATTTGCTGGTAACTTAGTGAAGTACGTAATGTGATGCTATAGTGCTTTTGATAGCAACGCAGCTTGACAGAAGTATTTTTGATTATCGTTTACACGAAAAGTAAGGTTTTGGCAAGGAGAAACGACAACCGAAAATACGCGTGAGTCGCGCTATCTTTGGTTGGCGTGGTCACGCTCTGTCTTCTCTTCGAATGCGTGACCTCGAGCAACCTGCTCGACTGTCTGGGCACTGGACGATGTGGACACAAGAACCTTTGTctttttgaaatcctttcttgttttcgatactGTTCACCATCCCACACAAATCGCGATACGTACTCATGCCTCCAAAAGACAGTCGTTGATTTGTCAGGCCCTTTGGTTCAACTGGTATTTCGAGGCCAGAGCATCGGTGTACAAATAGGCCAATGTCGATATTTTGAAACTCAACTGTAAataatagacctcagcacgaggcccCGGGAATAgaatacagtgtttgtggggtttattcctaGGAGCCTCTTGCCGAGGTCTATTGtctacagctgaattttaaaaatatCGAAATTCGCCGATTCTGCCTTCTAAGTACTGAATCACACGTTAATTTTTACACGCACGTTAGTTAAAATTCTGAAAACGGAgcgtcaaaaagaaaaaaaaactttgtttttgcCATACATCACAAAGACGAAACGCGATCTGTGCTTTTTCACCGATTTTGGTCGGACTGTGCAAGTTCTTTCGTCCTCCAAAAGCGAATGTAATTTGCGTTTATGAACAAGTTAGTACTTCACCCTCGTTTCCATAGTGAAGACTGGTGCATGCGCGGCAGCATCCTTCAAGCTCCATTGATTTCTCAGGGGTATCAAAGAACCAATACCAGCTGCCACCAGCGCTGCGCTTTTCCCTGCGACATGAATTTTTGAACCACATTCCACTGCTTTAGTTTCCTACTGACACGAAGTCGATTCGCTTTGAcgtgaaaaaaaactttttcgccGAAAAAAACGACCAAACCGGCGATGTCCTTTTATGCATGGTTATAGCACATACGTTTGTGTTATGAGTACTTTCTCCCGGAACGAATTTCATCCCGTCTCACTTCACGCGACCGCGCTGATTTCAAAGAGACAAAGGGGGTGATAGGAAAAAAAAGACGTTTTCTTACCACGAGAAAACACTTGACGCCCTTACAACCTTTTACAACTATCAGAAGTCAATCTTTTCGATATCCGTTGTACATCAAACTGCTTTTAAAGAGATTTTACACTTTTTGCGATGTGTGGTGTTAAAGATCAATGGATCATAATGTGGGGGCTACGCGGTGGAAttttggcagttattttgctgTCACTGATTTTACCCGGTATGTACTTTACGcgattaattttaatatttgtattCCCAGgatattttcagtttattaGTCGTTTTATTTCCCTCTCTTTACTTTTAGATTGACATTCGTGTTATCCTTTGTGTGTTTCATTTACCTGTTGTTAGTGTTGTCAATGCGCTAGCCGAAACAAACTTTAACAACTATCAAGCATTCCACATTATTGAGATGCTATTTCCACGATTCTTAGTCGTTCCGAAAGTGCTTGCAATCTTTACATGAATTGCTATAGCATTGATACTAGCAAGACAAATGAAAAAGTTATCCTTGTTTCCTTGAGTCTTCTACAAAGCGTGCCATCCCTCCTCTTATTGGTCTGTGGTAAGATGCATTTCTAAAATAGCTGTTTTCAAAGAAACGAAGACCTGCTGAATTGGggtgtttctttcttttgcttgCACTGATCATTTCCTTTGCTCTCTATCATTTGTAGTGGCTTTCAGTCATCCATTCTCGTTTCAACGCTTTAACTGCCCAAAAAGCTACACATTTACAAACGCTCGACTGCAAGGAGGTCTACGAGCCGGCCAGTTTAGGAGACTGGGCCCACCGGATGACACCGAACTATGCATCCAGCGGTGTTGCGATCGCAGGTCATGCGATCTGGTCGCGTGGATTGGTGAACATTGTTACTCAGTGTCCTGTGTTAACCGTGACATGTGCAAACCCATCAGGTTACCAAGTAACCATAGAGGCATGCGGCTCATGTACATTGCCTCCCGGCAACATACGGTGGATGAAGGTGTGAACGTTTTCTCGTTTTGAGAATTTTTCAGGACCTATACAGACTCTGTGCAGCCTTCCTTTGAAGAAGTCGAAGAGATGGCACATGTCTTATGCCTTCGACGCAGAGCGAGTTTGTGAGCATGATGTGTTACTGGGCCATTCATATCTGACAGGGCATTATATCTTGACAATTTCTTTGGTTCCTGATCAAGATATCACGTGCACCTCTTGTACTGCATGCCAACCTCTTCACATATCTCTTTCGAGCACCGCTCGGAATTCCTTCTTTTGCACCTTTTCTTTCTATAATCTGCGAAAATGCTCCTATGTATCGCACTTTGCACTTTCATGCGCACGTCCTATTAACTTACCTCTTGTTTGTTTGATGTAATCGCCGTCGTTGTTATTGTTAACCACCAGTGCTCATTTTCTTAGGCTGCCTCTCTCGTGGCTTGCTCTCTGAAGCTTGAATTTTATGTTTTCCAGATTGATAAATGAGCAACTCGAATATATCCTACCTTAGTAAATGTCTTCCGCTGATATTGTCAAATCATTCTTTCCTTAGTAAATCCCAGTCGCCAAGAAGTCAGTGACAGGGTTCAAACTATCGGGATCAATGACGGTGAGGACGAAAACTTTTTTGGTCAGTCACCCGGCCCTCAGATTAAGAGAATAATACGATCTCTTGAGGAAATAGAAGACGAGAACAGCTCTGGTGCAAGAAACAGTAGCGTTGGCGAAGGAACGTCAGGTGAAGGGAGAGCTGTTTTGTTCAGCGGCGATTATTATGAGCGCCACTCAGAGACCATGAACTTCAGGATGGAAGGATTTTCTGGTGTTGGGGATTGGGAAGGAAGCGTGCGGGACCAATCAGGTGACAATCAGGATGATGATGTAACCGATGATGTCATGCATATTCAAACGCACGAAGTTTCTGCCGTGAAACGAACAGGCATGGCAACAGCTGTCGATCCTCGTGAAATAGAGCAATATCAAGCTAAATACACCGATAGCAATGAAAGAGGCTCGAGACAGGACCTCGCAGGTGGCAAGAGGAGGTCAGAGGTCAGTGTGGAAGAATCTGGTTCGGGAGAAGAGAGAATCGTGGAAGTTTCCAGTTCGTCTGGGATTAGTAGCAACGTGGAATTGTTACCAGATAATGTGCAAAATGCAAGCTCAGCTAATGGGCATGGGCACATAAATAAGACCATAATGCGAGAAGTACAGCATAATTTGCACAAAGTGTGGCGTTATGCTTCGCCTAGGCGAAACTTAGATGTGGTGGCCAAAGGCCCAAAGGGCAAAGAAGAGGAGCGAAAGTTGCAGGAAATTTATAACTTGTTAATGAAGCACGAGTCGCTGGGTGCTAGAAGACGAGAGCCAGAAGAGGCAGTGTCTGGTGAGGGCAGTGGGTTTAGTGAAGAACATTCGGGTGTCTCTATTGCAAGCGGTGATGAATTGGGCAGAAATCAACGAGCAGGGTCTGCTCATGAAAAAGGATCTGCCCTGGAAGAAAGAAGTGGAGAGGATGAAGGCAGGTTTGTTGAAATAGGCAGCCTCTCTGGGGAAAACAGCACTAAGGGGCATTCCTTAGAAGTACCTGTTGAAAGCGCCAGTGGTTTAGGAGTTAAAGAAAAGATTCGTCAGGAAGCTGAAAGAGATGGCAGCGAGAAATTGGACATGGCCGGCTTTTCTGGAGAAAACAGTGGAAATGGCGATCGTTTGGATTTGTCGGATGAAAGCGCCAATGGGTCAGGAGTAGTAAAGAATCATTTTCAGCAAATTGGAGGAGATGAAAGCGAGAAAGTGATCTTTGGCAATGCCTCTGGAGAGGGGAGTGGAAACGATGAGCGTTTGATGTCGTCAAATGGAAGTGCTAGTGCTTCGAACGTTGTCATAGAGAAACTTGACAAGAAAGGAACGCATAAAGTGGATTCAAGCAAATTTCACGAGGAAAGCAGTGGAAAGGACGATGCCTCGGATGTGTCCACAGAAAGTGGTTCAGGAGTTATCAACAGGAAACTTATGAACGAAGTGGAGCACAATCTGCACAGTGTCTGGAGATATGCTGCGCCCAAGAAGGACTTAGATATGGTAGCGAAAGGACCTAGGGGAAAGGAAGAAGAACGGAAGCTCAAGGAGATTTATAACCTAGTTAGTAACCACGAGACGGGCTCAGCGTTTCTCGATTTTCATTTGCGACGCGACAAAAAATTGAAGGACAAAACCAAACGAAAACACAAGCATAAGAGTCGTAAGAGCTTGGTGAAAATCTTTCAAATAGCTCATAATTCAACGGAGTCGAAATTGTACAGACTTCAAAAGGCTAGGAAACCTAAGAATACCAAAAGCTTGAAACGTTTGAAATCTTGGGAAATAGGAATGGGCAAacatcaaaggagaaagaagccGAAAGCAAGGTTTAGTAAGAAGATTAGCAAAATGGGCAAGAACGCAAACAAAACGACTGTGAACAGCAAACTTGCTGTTTTGAGAAAGGAGATGAACGCTTTGGCTCCCGGTGATGACAAGGAAGAGGAGAAGACGAATGATCAAAATAAACCCGCAAAACTAGGGAAGAATGAAACGAAGACGAATTCAGAAAATGAAGCCACCAAAGTTGAACAGAACGAATCGGGTGCCGAAATAAGTGacaaaaataagggaaaagacgAGAATGAAGTGCTGGATAAACAAGAGCCATTTGACAAAACGCGGCTTGAGATAGGAAAGACATTGGAGGAGCTGATTTTGAGCAGAATGGCTGAACTGGAGGCCAACAGGCTAAAAGAGAAACCAGCGAATAAGGACAGCAAAGAGGCAGTGGATGAAACAGGACCGATACAGGAAGAAGTTTTAGAAGGTACGGGTCTGTAGCACGGGGTCTGGAGCCATTCTCGTTTCCCACTTACATAATCCCGAAAAAAACACCTGTTTTGAAGATACGACCTACTGACTTTCTTTTATCAggtatttaaaataaataactaaTGAGAATAACATGAACGAAACGTGCCAGACTATTAACATTAGCTCGGGCGACGTTTCTTTCTACAAAAGCTCGTACCCTGAGTCGTTGGGCTTTTTGGTCAGCGGGTGACTGCACGGAGAGACTCTGGAAAAGTGgaattaaataattttcttggTTGGTTTGCTGGAAGACCGACAAAAAGTCTGTCAGTCAATCTATTTGTTGTGAAGAAAATCTAGTATTTGCCTTTTTTATGATAAGTTAGACTGAGGTTAATCTTTCTCAAACATTTTCAATCTTCCATTTCAACCCTCCATTATTGCTGTTCTAATTTCAAGCATGCGCACCAGGACTGGAACCCTACTTTTTATGGCAAAATTGCAAGAGTCTTCCCAGGCGCTCACCCGCTGGCCAAGACGCCCGAGGACTCTGAGTATTAGATTGGCTTTTACAAGTCTTTCAAGCTCATTTGTGTGGGAACTAGTTGGCATCGGAAGGCCGTGGGTTCGACTCCTTTAATGAAAAACTTTGGTTTTTATTCATTCAGttgctttttttgtgtgtttgtatGTTTCCTGTTTTAGGGGAATCGCAACTTAAAGAAGACAAACTGGTTACAGCACTCGAAGAGATCAAATTCTTGAACGGGCCATCGACTGTCTATAACAAAAGCAGATTTGTGTACCTCAAGCAGTGCGGGCTATATGTGGAGGAATACAATGTTTCCAAGGTGAGATAAATTAATCAACGAAACGTGGCAAAGCAAAAGCTTGTTCCCAGGCCCATCCAACCCCAAGTACAGGGAAAGGCCTAAGAACAAGGTTGCTCAAAAGCGTAATGCTGTTGCTGTAACTCAAACTGTGTGATCTGTTCGGAAAATATGTTATATTCAACATTCGACTTCTGTTTTCAGACTCGAGCGTCGTGGAATAACGATTTATTTTCGCCCTATTCGTATCTCTACGAAATGCCGAAGAACTACCATTCCTGCAACTCATCTCTTTGGATGAACCGCACCGATCTGCGTGGGGATGTGTTCTTGAGTTTCCGGGTCATGTCCATAAAAGGAAACACGATGATCAATAACGCCAATATCTGCGAGAAGTACTGTTGCCAAGAGCCTCGCTGCCAATCGTGGACTGTGAGACTGCAACAGGCGGATACTGCCAACTGTGCCAAAGGTCTGTACCACCGCAGAAGCCCAACATTAGGGCTTGGAGTCAACCTCTCGCAAGTAGATATATTTTTAGAGCGAGTCTAAAGTGACCTGTTACGGTTGAAAAGTCAAAGACTTTTTGCAGCTTTCCCAGTCCTCTCTCATGCTTTACATTTCGGGTGTTGTGGCGGCCTGGTCTTGTAAAGGGTGCCAATTGAAACTTTCCTGTTTTGTATGCTGAactaaaacaaagcaaaaaaaatctCCAACGAAAAGGCCATCCCAAATTTGAAATGACACTGTCgtaagtttttgttgttgaaaatgtAGCTGTTATCAATCGCAACGTTAACTCGTTACTCTCAAAACTAACCAGTTCCTCATTGtaattcttttttgtttgtctgtttgtttgttttacttgCCACAGGGACGTACTGCTGTTGGCTAAAAAGCGCTATCCCGTCACCGATTCGCGACTCAAAAGATTGCACATCAGGAATAATTCACCGTGAAAGCACCAGACACCCGCCATCTGGCATGCGGTCTGCTGTGCCCCTTGGGGGTCTGGGAACTGGTTCATTTGAGCTCCGCGCGGACGGGACCATACACGAATGGACGATTGAGAACCAGTCTCCCGGCGGATCAGCCAAGCTTAATAAAGGGGCTTTGAACATGGCAGTGTTTGGTGTAAGGGTAGCAGAGGAAGAAAAGAGTAAGGCTGCCTTGTTGAGAATCCATGCTCCCCATGGCTACCCAGGTGTGGAGAGTCTGTCTTACTCAGGGTCCTACCCTGTGAGTAGATTAATTCCTGGTAAGTGAAACTCTCGTAATAAGATAGGATCGACAATGGTGACGATGACTCAGTATACCGCCGTTTATTTTCCCCAGATCTCAGCCTGATAAAATCACACTGAGGTAAatgataatggtgatgatgacgaCAGTGACGATGACAATGCAACGATATTCAAGGTGATGATCATGAAGCTTATGATTACAAATCATCATTAAGACGACATCGACGATTGAACCAAAAAGGACATTGACGAAGATGACAGCGTTTTTGCTTCAGTCTGATGATGTGAAAAAAGGCCCTCCTATTTAAAGTTTCTGGCGTCATGTCGACTAGTACTGACCAAACGGCTCCTATCGTGAATAACAAGCCGCAACGAAACCATTCTATGACACCAATCATAAAGTAGCAACCTCAGGAGAGAAAGCATATGCATACCAGATAGATCTCATAATGTATCTCATAATGGCTTCTTTTGTGAGAGATATGTCTAGGCTTGCATTAGACATATCTCTTTACTTTTCTCGTTAACTTTATCAACACTTCTGACGAGAAGTTCGGCGAAAGAAAAAAGTTCATAAAGCGTCTCTCTAACTCTACTCCTCAAGTAGACGAAAATAGTAACCCCAAGCCTAacctaaaaattataaaaataaaccCAAACAAACGCTAATCATGTtatttctgacggttgagtgACTTTGGAgcgaattagtcagaaattattattctgacgGCACGTTTGAGAGGCTCGAAGGGTATCATGGAAGTGTTTGGAGTATTTCACAGTTTTAACGGGAGTCCCCCTATCCGTTTATCTTTATTTTGTTAGTATTTGAAGTTAACGCTATTTCTAGTGTGTTTAATGCTCATTTCTACCCTTTCCTTGGGGTTTTGTGCTATTACATCAGATGAAGAATACGTTTCTACATGTTTTTTGCCACATCAAAGGGGTGGtgttttagtggtttttcgtatctgacGTAGCACCTTTTCTCATGGATTGCTATTACTGCAATATTTGTATGTCTCTCGGTTATGAGGATTGCCTCGCAGTTGTGATGACTTGCTGGCGCATCCTAATAAACTTTCACTTTGTAGCTCGTCGCAGTGTAGTCAGTAAGGTGATTTACGCTTTGACTTGACTATGCATCTAATTACAAGTCTTTGTTCACGTGATTGATCCTTGTGGTATTTTTGTTGTCTCTCAGGTGGCTCTATAACTGAAAACGTTGAACTGAATCTTTACGCCTTCCCATCATTCCACTTGAGAGAGCCTCGAAAATCAGCGGTGCCTGCAGTTGCGTTCACCTTAAGCCTTCGTAGTAAATCAGACAAACCGCTGGACGTGTCGTTCTTGTTTAATGTTCCCCTTGGACAACAAGATGACACCATCAGAGTGGGCGAAAATTTTGGCGAAGTTGTTTTTACAAGGTATGTTCAAGTGTAATTGGAGGTTTTTTTGTCTGTGGGAGTGTCCTGTCGTTTCTTTCAgtgctgttgttgttattttgccGGTTTTGTATTTTCAcaattggactggaactagcgtAAGATAGCGTCTCGTTCAGGGGAAATATTTTGCCTCTAAGAAAATACCACCGGCATTTGCCTCTATTCGGCGTTCGTTCCAGTGTAACCGTAAGAATTCGAAACTCGCTTGCGTTGCTGCCATTTTTTTCTGCAGGTTTTAGAATATGTTGTTGTTTACTGTATTTTTTTCGCGAAGAGTAGAAGTAGAGGTCGTAAGCTAAATAGATCATTTTGATCCACATATAATCCTAGTGGACAATTTTTCTCTCTATTGAATGAGAAAAACTTTAGATCGTAGCTGGCGGGTTTATCCACTCCTTGATACGTTAGGAAGTGGAATGTTGCTCATCAATAGCGAAGATAATAGCAAATTTTCTAGTTGAAACCATGGAATATTTTACGCCAGACTTTGCTTGCGTTTGTTTTAAACCCccacaggagccgatgagtaggggcatgcaactccactTTATTCCTGTCTCGGAGTTTTCATAGAGCTATTTGTTCTTAAAtggaatttccctggaatgagattcccgtgggagtgccatgccCAATCACACTAATTGACGTCCCTGCTTCACTGAATCGGAGCcacttttctttcacaaaagaaaaaatatactAAAAATATATCAGTCTGTACAAATGAGGTGAcgtaggcttagtatgggagttgcatgctcctaatTATTGGCTTCTGACCTCCATCAAGAATGTCCCCATATTACGAAGGATACCATACTTGACCGTTTAATTCCTCCTAGAATGATAAAGCCTTCTGACTGCGCGCATGCCTGCTCCAAGATGCCAAAATGCATGGCATGGACGACCAATGGGCCCACCTCGTGTCTTTTAAAGGACAAAATGCCTCTTCACGCCTGGGCCACTGGTATTGTGTCGGGCCTCAAGGGAGAATGGACCGCAGACGATTCCATGCTGACCTGTCACAGACCCGCATTTTTTCCTCAGAGCGGAAGCACCACATTGTACGCCGTCGATGATGAAGAAAATGATGCCGTGGGGTCATTTGCAGTTGCTGACGATTTTGCGGATATCTGGAAAAACTTTTCTAGCACAGGTAGGCTGTAGGTGCAAACGGTGACTGTTATTTTAGCCTTTTCCGTGCTATGTTTAAGGAACGTCAAATTTGAacgtatgatcctcgcagttttttaacgctacttaagcacaaatattaaaaaagttTCGATCCTGTTTCAAGGTCCTAGAAGATGGAATTCATTACCGAACGACATCAAAAATGCCCCGTCTTTTAGTATATTCAAGCGTGTGATCAAACCATTCTTAAGGGTCAGACAGAATGCAACCTAATTACCTTAACACCTTATATCTATTTTTTcctctaaacacacttatataCTTAAATAAACGActtctttatttcttaaaatgcCGCCTAGTATTTAATTTGCCCGTGGGGGGAAATCTCTATTCCTCATAAGCTCGGCTTCTTGGAGATTTCCCCGCGACAGTCACTCCTCCCAAGGAATGtacaaattttaaattcaatgttAATTAACCTATTTATTATCGTTTTTATTCTGCTTGTAATTCATTATGTGtggcaaaataataaaataaaaataaatagcGAGAAAGCCCTGAACGAGAATTCGATCCCCATCTAACCTCTGCGATGTTAGTGCAGAGCTCCAgtagttgagctatcaggtcaAATGATGGAGTTCAGTTCAtacagttgagctatcaagtCAACTTGGAGCTGatcgttatgtgggtcgatgataTACCGTtagatgatggatatagatCTAGatatatgatgttaatacataaatacatatttgaatttttcataCCTTTCTCGCTACTGCTAAAGTGGCGCTTCAAGACTGCGTGGATCATGCACATTTTATTCAATCCCCAGTTCTAATACTCGATTTTCATGTATGAACATCATATGCATGAAACCTAAAAGTTTTTGTTGTACAAATCTAAAGGCTCTTTCCGGTGAATAAACGTTGACAATAGATTGCAAGGTGTAACCCATTTATCTGTTTATGGTTAAGTAAGCATTTAAAGTTAAGTCCATTGGTACTGGTGTCACTACGTCCATGAGACATCTTCAGTGACAATCTTTCAAACCCGTTTTCCTTGTTTGCCAAAACATAATTTTGCAGTTGGCAAACAAATCTTGAGAATGGAAACATCACCGCTTTAGCAAAAATTTGATGCATTTTTCAAGGAAGAAGGCCTTTTTTCAAACGGAGCTGTACCCTTTACTAGATTAGGCGTCCTTAGCAATACAACCCTTATTTCTGTTATTTATATCTTCCTTGTTTGTCGCGTTAAGTGTTTCCTTAGACAAGAATCCCCATTTTGTGTGGTCTCCCTACATCTAGTTGTATAAGTGGCTGTAGGTGACATAATGCTGAGGTAATTCTCACTTATGCCTAGAAATGCACGCATGCAATTAGACGCAAGATCAACTTTGGTAAATGTAGCGAAAGGTCTCGTTAAGTCTAAGAGTAAGCTACCTGTCGATGACATTACGGTGAGTGGTTATTTTCTAGGTTAGGACTAGGTTACTATTTTTGTCTCTTTGAGGAGAAGAGTCAGGAGGACTCTTTATTACCTTTATTGTCTACAAATCATGTTGAAGTTGGGTCAAATTGTGAGGGGACCCTTTGTGACTCTTATTAAGAGTGCCATGCACGTAACTTTGTGCATCTCTGGGGAAATCTCGAAACCCAGGAATGAAACAATCCCCTTTCCAGGGGGAGAGTGGGATTAGTCTTAGTTTCTTCTCGCAGTAAAattttaattcctttttttttttaggagaaaTTGGCCTCTCCAAATCCTTAAACAAAACTGGCATTCACGGTTCAGCTTCAGTAAAGACGACACTTTTACCCGGCGAAAAGAAATCGCTTACAATAATTCTTTCATGGTATTATCCTCATCGTGATTTGGCCAAAGTGCACGTTGGAAATTTATACTCAGCTCTCTTCAGCTCCAGCCAGGATGTTGCAAAGCACATGCGCAGTGATATGCTCCGATCGATAGAAGACATCCAATCCTGGCATCGACCAATCGCTGGAAATGAACCTGTAAAAAAAGAGCCAATCAACAAGATGGTGAAAGATATCCCTGGCGCCTCATCAAAGGATGGCAAAGTCAACGAACTtcctgattggctgaaagaTCTGCTGATAAATAGCGTTAGTTTCTGGAGATCGGGTTTCTGGACGGAGGACGGCAGATGGCGGCAGTGGGAAGCGTTTGATTGTAACGATATCGATACGATCCAAAACGATATGCAGCGGATTATTCCCTACACCTTGTTCTTTCCTGGTATGTTGTGTTTGTATTTCATGGCTTGAAATCTGGTGGTTCTTTCTTATTACGTTTGGTTGAGCGGAGATTTCAGAATGTTTTATTCTCAGCAATAAGATTTTGTGACTTTTATCCTTGTTTTATGTTAGTGCGTTGAAATAACCCCAACGAAATTGACTTTTCTTGCTTATTTTTCGCTCTTAGTTGAAAAGACGAGACTGCGTGTAAATAGAGTAAAGTCAGGAATACTTTTTCACACGatgtttttgcaaaaaattcCGGCATCGTTATTCTTCATTATTCTTCATGGTTGGGTTAACTGTTCTGGTTCTGTCAACCTTTCGCTAGATCTTGTGCGAGACCTTCTAACATCTTGGGCCGACAATCAATATTCCAGCGGTATGCTTCAGGAAGCGCTTACATCTGGCTGTTTGGGGCCGACAGGAAAACTGGGTAactgttatttttctttctttctttcatttatttgatttcaaattaaaaataacGGTAACAAAAAACGACGTTTCAACAATTGGCTTACCATTTTACATCAATTACCCCTTCCCACGTTAACGCCACTAGGCGTCCTA belongs to Acropora muricata isolate sample 2 chromosome 9, ASM3666990v1, whole genome shotgun sequence and includes:
- the LOC136928221 gene encoding uncharacterized protein isoform X2, with the translated sequence MCGVKDQWIIMWGLRGGILAVILLSLILPVNPSRQEVSDRVQTIGINDGEDENFFGQSPGPQIKRIIRSLEEIEDENSSGARNSSVGEGTSGEGRAVLFSGDYYERHSETMNFRMEGFSGVGDWEGSVRDQSGDNQDDDVTDDVMHIQTHEVSAVKRTGMATAVDPREIEQYQAKYTDSNERGSRQDLAGGKRRSEVSVEESGSGEERIVEVSSSSGISSNVELLPDNVQNASSANGHGHINKTIMREVQHNLHKVWRYASPRRNLDVVAKGPKGKEEERKLQEIYNLLMKHESLGARRREPEEAVSGEGSGFSEEHSGVSIASGDELGRNQRAGSAHEKGSALEERSGEDEGRFVEIGSLSGENSTKGHSLEVPVESASGLGVKEKIRQEAERDGSEKLDMAGFSGENSGNGDRLDLSDESANGSGVVKNHFQQIGGDESEKVIFGNASGEGSGNDERLMSSNGSASASNVVIEKLDKKGTHKVDSSKFHEESSGKDDASDVSTESGSGVINRKLMNEVEHNLHSVWRYAAPKKDLDMVAKGPRGKEEERKLKEIYNLVSNHETGSAFLDFHLRRDKKLKDKTKRKHKHKSRKSLVKIFQIAHNSTESKLYRLQKARKPKNTKSLKRLKSWEIGMGKHQRRKKPKARFSKKISKMGKNANKTTVNSKLAVLRKEMNALAPGDDKEEEKTNDQNKPAKLGKNETKTNSENEATKVEQNESGAEISDKNKGKDENEVLDKQEPFDKTRLEIGKTLEELILSRMAELEANRLKEKPANKDSKEAVDETGPIQEEVLEGESQLKEDKLVTALEEIKFLNGPSTVYNKSRFVYLKQCGLYVEEYNVSKTRASWNNDLFSPYSYLYEMPKNYHSCNSSLWMNRTDLRGDVFLSFRVMSIKGNTMINNANICEKYCCQEPRCQSWTVRLQQADTANCAKGTYCCWLKSAIPSPIRDSKDCTSGIIHRESTRHPPSGMRSAVPLGGLGTGSFELRADGTIHEWTIENQSPGGSAKLNKGALNMAVFGVRVAEEEKSKAALLRIHAPHGYPGVESLSYSGSYPVSRLIPGGSITENVELNLYAFPSFHLREPRKSAVPAVAFTLSLRSKSDKPLDVSFLFNVPLGQQDDTIRVGENFGEVVFTRMIKPSDCAHACSKMPKCMAWTTNGPTSCLLKDKMPLHAWATGIVSGLKGEWTADDSMLTCHRPAFFPQSGSTTLYAVDDEENDAVGSFAVADDFADIWKNFSSTGEIGLSKSLNKTGIHGSASVKTTLLPGEKKSLTIILSWYYPHRDLAKVHVGNLYSALFSSSQDVAKHMRSDMLRSIEDIQSWHRPIAGNEPVKKEPINKMVKDIPGASSKDGKVNELPDWLKDLLINSVSFWRSGFWTEDGRWRQWEAFDCNDIDTIQNDMQRIIPYTLFFPDLVRDLLTSWADNQYSSGMLQEALTSGCLGPTGKLDYAGGRVMADTTTMFVVGLYHYYQWTGDQATLNKLWPAAKRAMAWVTVDSTKGTGLPFRKVSSYDIVALDKYDHDAYNTFIYLLSLRAAQELGKITNDTKFASNLKQTFEHAQKRVELELWDSTKQFYHAWWDMEYGSPDWIMSDSLYGQVWAYSLGLGDLMPRGKLKAHLMSEVEMNDSPFGLKVLNSGKQEMTQEDTSIILTRHTPGCKSLENITKHNSIWMGADADWASLMLHLDADPIMALNRAKKSLDHWRSTLNDQWNIHGLIASNGYGLDGLPWATSHYSFHLVLWHLPLALSGQLYNAGNASLTFWPKYQIPFNLPFFTPKAIGTIQGSYEKGNDKDEDFEEEEEMFTFTVDSGELSLKKLAVLGSFYGGDEISLREGESVSWSRPKENVKNILQQL